The genomic segment AGAACTTTCAATGGTGATATTTCCATCTGTACTTGTgagttttcaggggaaaaaaaaaacccaaacaaaccaaccaaatcTCAAATTACCTGATTCAATTTTATTGAGTATTTTTCTTGCACACTGTACAAAGGCCTCTTCAACATTTTCACCTGTTAGTGCACTTGTTTCCAAGAACATCAGCTCTGCATTTGacaccagaaaaataaaacaatctcAAAACAAGTCTGGAATATGTGATATAGTCATTCAAAGCATGAAAACTAGCAACAATAAAAGGTATCTTAAGGAGAACTATCATCAAATAGCATGGTCTAGAAAAATTAGCTTTTGACAATAAAACTACAAACCATTTCCTCTGAATTTTATATATTAACGCAATGAAGTTGTAATACAAAGATAATAACCTGGGCTATGCATGAAAAATAGCACATGAAACCAAATAACTTCATATAGTTCTCTACTAAGAGAAGGTTATTATAGGCAAAAGGACAGCCAGTAGCCACAGTTGGTAGAAAAGACTGTAATTGACTtactaaagcaaaaccagattttACTGATGGCAGTACTGCAGCACAGAAACTCAGACTGAGATTGGCTTTAGCTGCCACAGAAACGTGTCCTCAGACTGGAAATTCTGATCACCACAGACCAGGTAGTAGTCCTCTAGTTCCATTCCAAGCACTGAACTCAGTCTCCTATGATTCAAACTCACTGcttccagctgcagcacactCCATCCAAACTTGTCTACAATTTTTAGAATCTAAAAGATGCTGAAAACTAAGAAATTGTGCTCTTAATTTTTTCCCTGGCCCTTTGGAGGCAAAGCAATACCTGTAGTTGTATTACATCCCCTAGGGAATATATCTTCAGGTAAAAAGTATTCTTTAAGTAACAGTTGTGACTGGAAGAATCACTGGTACTAAGAGTTAACTAGTACATGTAGTTTTCACCACAGGCGCTGTCCTCTCTTTGCCTCATGTACTGACAGAACTCTCTTTTCTGTAGATATTTGAAAAGTACTCCCTAACTGCAAAAAAATGATAAGCATTAAGCATCTTTGAATGCTGCATGAAGGTTTTGGTGGTACTTACCATTTTCTTGTGCAAAACGAGAGGCTTCTAAAAAAGTAACTTCACGATCTGCATCAAGATCCTTCTTGTTTCCACACAGTATTATCACAATATTTTGACTTGCTAACATTCTAGCATCCGTCAACCAATTGGTAAGGGCGTTGTAGGTTTCCCGGCTATGTAGGAAATGACATCCTGTATTAGAACGTGCTCATTTCTCAGCAACAGATCAACGGAGCTAAGACTCGGAAGGCAATTCTGTATTTGTGGCAAATAACAAACTGCTGCTAGTCAGGCAAGTCACCTACACATCTTGATATGCCCCAGCTATGGAGTGGGAAGAACATCAAGTTCCTTCATAAAACTATTTAAAAGcttaaagtttttaaaaagcaaaatgaattcAACCATGATATGCCAATACAAACATGCCATTATAAAAGACCCTGTTAATGCGAAAAGCTCAAATTTTAAGCACAAATCTAGTCTTTGTGCGTGAAATTGAGGTAACAGAATGAGTTATTGAGCATGGAATTCAACTGATACTTGAATTTCAGGTGAGACTGTAAGAATTTACTACACTTGTATAGAACTGTGTGCCCGAACTTCCACATTTTTGTCAAGAACAGTAACATTACAGGTGGTCACCCAATGACTATTAATCATTGTAGTGGTGGTCAGAGATAAACCCTTCAAGCAGTACAGACTAATAGATAGTCCAATTGATGTTAAACACAAAATACAGATTTCAACCACTGCTCAGAGGAGAACGGTCCACTCacaggacaaaaaaaacaacagaccTAGCAAATCATCATTAACCAACACAAAACCCATCAGACAAATATCAGTTAATGGCGGCCAGGAAGAAATGTGGAGATGTGTAATGGTAGGGTATTCTATTGGCCGCCTACAATAGCAAAAGagtaaaagatacagaattttgAGCTACAGTTAAGGACTGTGTAGGCAGAGCTGGCTTCTCCAGCTGTTACATCAGCATACAAATCAACAGTTTCCACAACAAGGGTGTACCATCTTGGCTAAAAGTGACTGAAGTCTGCTGTTAGTTTCTGTTGCAAGGCTTCCTGAGCTAGTGGTTGCATGCAGTCCACCATGATTACAACAGCTACTGGTGGGTCAGTTCCCCATGTATGTCTAACCCTTTCTGACTGTTTGTGACATTCACAGTATCTCATGTAAGCAAGTTTCAGAAGTTAAATATGCACTAAAACACAAGTACTTTTTatacttctttcctttctgcctgTTCTTTGTTAGAGGATTAGGTACTTTGGGAGGAATCTAGGCATTAATTGTATCTGGTAGCCTATAAGCAAAAGAGTTGTTAGCTTTCTTACCTGGTTATATCATAGACAAGCAAAGCACCTGCAGCTCCTCTATAATAACTCCTTGTTACAGACCTGAAATAGAGTTACAGATGTACATTTCTGTAACATCGTCATTGTTTTAAATCTGGGTTAATATAATGCAATCTATATTAAGAAAGAGTCCtcatttatgtatttaaaagaaaatgtgggTTTTAGACAATGTTATCAGCTGTGCAGCAGTAGACTATTTACAACTAGACTTTTAACAAAGCACTTTCACTAAACCTAGATGTACATTATGTCCCATGTGCTGCTGAAGCTACACATTCTATTATATTATATGGCCTGACACAGAACTGGGAGCTGATGGTGATTTCACTGTACAGTTGTACAGTTTCCATGCCACAGAAATCATTAACTTATGTTTGAGTTCTTAGCAGTGAGGAGAGAATGAGCAAAGTAGCTGTAATTGAACAATTTAAAAGTTGAAGAGGAAGCAAGGAGAGCAAAGCATACttcaaaacagaggaagaagaaaaaaacacgtTATGAATACAAAGGCATGATCACCCTTAAAAGTAACAGGTAAAAAAGGCAAGGCTGTGACTTTGAACTTGAAAGAACAGAATTTGCTCAAGCCCCTGGAAGTACAGAGCCTCTAAGCTTCTCAGAATCCCAAGATACTTGGCTGAAGAGACCTCTTTAATGAGAGACTACCAAGCACTGCCCAGCTTCACCTACTCAAGGATGTATCTAAACAACATGTCTAATGAAGTACGTGCAACTTGATTACTGCCCATCACTGAGACTACCACCATGCTCAACCACTGTTGCCCTTTCCAAATGAAAGAAatttcctcctcacatcccaAAAATATAAAAACCTGATGTCCTATTTTATAGTGACCGTATTTAGGAATACAGAATCTTTACTGAGTTTGACCTATGCCTCAGATGTATGACAGTGAAAATATAGCATTAAAAGTACATCAGTGGTTCTAAGCTGACAAATACATCACCTTCTCTTTAAGAAACTTAAGAGATCTCAGTCTTTCTAGAAGCACTTCACCAAAGGAACTTgacaactgatttttttttccttctaagaaAATACTACTATGTTATAAAATTGTTCTCATGCAGATTTTGAACAGCTTAAAACTTCCTGGTATTTACTTATTCCAACCAATAGAAGGTCTGCTAAACACAAAATTAAGCACACACAGGTAGATAAAAAACTATTCTGAGTTTGGCCAGTGAACAAACTTTTTGCCACATATTCTACTCATATATTTTAACTATCACTGAAAATACTCAGTGAAAGAAGGGCAGACCCTGCAAGCCAGCATTGCTTTCATGAAATGAGTGGATCTATGTCTAAGTTGGAAGATCTGGACTAGTTATTAATACGAATGCAGACAAAGTTCCACTGATCAAGAAGCTATGCCTACTTATAAGCAGGGATAAATAATACCAAACACTCACAGCAACAAATTGATAACACACACTTAAgaaaattatataaaaataattaaaaaagggTACCTGAATCTCTCTTGTCCTGCTGTATCCCATATCTGCAGTTTTACATATTTACCACCAACATTTATGATCTTTGAACCAAATTCCACTCCTATAGTATGATTTGAGTCGTCTTTGACtacaacaggaaagaaataaagttaGACTAATTTCAAGAATATTTAGAGTGAATAATCAGTTTCTACACAATCCAATTTAGGTATAATAAAAAGTCTTCAGTGTTCAAATTACAACCTACTtcctgaaatatcaaattcagTGCCATTCATAAGTCTACTGTGACCATGCAGAAATAAACAGCCTGACAATTTCTGAACAACTTATTCAATTCAGAATTTCTGCTAGAAAGGTCTGCCTTAATTCCCACTTCACCTTAACAAACAAGAAGATGGCTTTTACACACCTTTTCTTCCCAGCTGTGTTTTCTAATACTTTGATGCAATTTAACATTCATGGAaaagcagaacacaaaaagACAGTCTTGCTCATGAATAACTAAGAGCTACTTCTTTAACGCACAAGCTTAAGATGCTTGCTCTGCGTACGTTGGTATCACAGGTTCTCAGCAATAAACAACTGCCCTTACTAGAAGCAAGGTCACAGTTTGAGTTCAATCACAGAATCGTGCCATGCTCCTTAGTGATTACACATTATTATCTTAAAGCTATTGTTCAAGAGATAAGGTGAATTACCACTCAATTGAGAAAGGTAATAGTTGCTTTAGATTTACAGAGGTTTCCAAATGcatattatttttaatcatGATGCTAAATGCACTACCCAACaggaaattttcttttctatcaTTTATTCCTCTCTAAATAACACTTAAAATGTGGTCTCTACCAGTATTTATCAtagaacacagtccttaaagaACACACAGTGTCTATTTATTTAGAAAGAGACTACAGGTTTTCTAAATTTACATCAGCAATTCAGCTGTTCTTTCATTTGCTCatcattttttcctaaaagatCCAAATCTCTACTACATATCTAGGGAACCTTATAGCTGCAAGATACAATTCTCACAGAAAGTATCTGTATTTTCTGCAACATCCTGTTATTTGAGAGCAACAGAGAATACTGCTTAATAACAGGCTTTTGATTAGAGGCAAATAGTGTGCAATAAAGATTTACAGCATAGTTCTGAACACAATTCCCAGTCAAAATCCTCATTTATACAAGTAAGAGAATTACAGGAACTTTTATAGAAAAAGAATGAGATACCCATGTAGGGAGAGACTTCATCTGTGCTACAAAGCAATGGAGAGCTCTTACTGTGCTCACTTATACTTACACTTCTTTTCAATAAACTGGTGCAGTAAACAGGATTTTCCAGTTCCAGCATTCCCTATGACCAAGAACTTAAACAGGAAATCTGAAGattgaaaaacaacaaaaaaaattgctatGTTTTAGCATGTGCTCACATTTTTGTCCTAAGACAAGGCTCACAAGCCAGCTATTCCCTAGTAGCTGTTATTTCAAAGACAATGGAATGGAAGACAAAATCAGCAAAATAACAATAAATCTGAAGAATAAGTCAGTGCATTCAATAGCAGTATTACAAGGTGAGAGCTAAGAATGCTGTTTGTTTATGGAGATACAAAAATGACAAGAAGACATGGAAATGGCTGAATCTGAATTAATTAAAACAGGTTGAATTACAAGTATATGTATAGCTTGCATTCCAGCACCCTGTTTTAAGGGTAAGATATCAACTATAGTCATCACAAGCCTTATACAATGATGTTCTTTCTTAAAGTgtatatatttttgtatttgcaattattttttctcaaCTCACATTCATTTGAACTTCTCTATATTAAGAGCTTAATGctaatgctttgttttaataCTCATAAAGATGAAACAACCTCAATATTGTTCTACAAAATTTATAGGCAAGaggtaatttttattttgggATGCTTGCTTTCACATTTTCTCCACATGGAAGGAGGAAATTCAGGTACTTCTAGCACTTTATTTATGAGCCATTTACATCAGTGTTCATTAGTAATACATGTATTCAAGATTTATAGTCCATTTACATTGTTTTAAGAGTTAAATATAACACTTTAATGGTACCACTTTAGTGCTACCTCCCTCGATCTGCTTTCAGTTTGGCTGAAGACTGAAGAAAGCTTCTTTGTCTTGCCACTCTCAAACTTATACACTGATAAAACTGTGATTGGAAGGTTTATAAGTGCTTCCCCTAATATACAGCCATCAAGGCAACCTTTACAATTTGTGCAAGATCGACCATTTATTTTTCCACCAGTAGCAGCTTTTTTTACAGTCATCTTCACAAATTTATTGCAGTTTCTCTTAGAAATATAGCAGGTCTCCAGGAGACACCAGGCCATGTCTCTAGATGACATGAGGTAAGCATGCAATGAAAGGCATTAAGTTTGCAATATCAACAAATATAAAACCTCTAATTTCATTAACAGCGTTCAGAGCTGTAAAATGGATTACATGGATATTTGCTCAGGGGATGGCATAATATGAACTAGACTATGCTAAGCAAGTCAAAGCATTGATACCTTTCTCTCAGAACCCTGAGTCTTTAGCTTTACAAATCAAattcaacacacacacacatctacaTTCTTGTTCCATTTCATGCAGGAAATATTACTTGTTATTGAACATCCTAAACACTCCCTAGCACTGGTAAAAGCAACAAGCAAACATTTCTCATATGTTAAGAAAACTTCCACTATTGAAAAGCCAATAGCACAACAGAGGATATTTCACTGCGGATTTTTGCTCTTTTACGTTTTAACTTTGCatgatttttcttgtttcagatGTTTTAACAGGCTGGGCATAGATTCTGTATTTCTACCCTTCTCAGATATTGCTGTTTCTTGCTCACGAATATGAGCATTTACACGCTTCAGACATTCTGTTCCAAACTCCTCTCATTCTTCACGCCCCCACCCAGCTGCTCATGCTTTCTGGTTGAAAGAAATAGTTAGAAAAAGGATTTTGCTTCAGGTTGTGAAAAATATGTGCATTATCTCCTGTAAAGAAAGGCCCTTCATGTCATCTCAACCACAAAACATGCTGAAGCTAACTAAGAATGTTTCATTCTATCAAATCTTCAGTGTTAGTGTGAAATAGCCCTAAAGTGTTAggttaagggaaaaaaaaaggtcttaaaaaaaaagcaaagttccTCTTTTTACAGACTAAACGTCACTAGTTAGCTGCCTTGGGTACCTTTTTGTATATTTAAACTACTGTGGGTGTGTGTAATCTCACTGGTTTTACCACTTTCAGAGAGTTCCTCAAAACGTGAGATGTTCTGAGACATAGTTACAACTAAAAGTTTTGCAGTTTTTCCAGCAGTAAACCTGAAATCCTGTTAAAACTGGTTCTTCTATGTATCTGGTGAATGCTGGTTGCCAGGTTTTCTTGTTAAAAATCAATAACAAAATTCAAGTCTACCTTCTCTTTTTCCATGGATGGCTCATATTTCCATGGATGGCTCATAGTATAACAGCTACTGTCAAACTGAACTAGGAAAAGAATAAACCCACAACGTTATTCCTATAGTGCTTTGCTCCATGACTGTAAGGACTGGCTGTTAGATGTGGCTCACAACACCATACTTGTGCACCCCATGAACCCATGCTGAACTGCCAGTTCCACAGGCTGCTCCCTTCTCTGCAGGCAAGCTGTAGGCCAGTGAGAAACCGAGAACCGTTTTGCTGCCAGCGACTGATCTGGAACAGTACTGTCTTTTTCCTGAGGTGTTTTAAGATGAGGTGGCTTTATATTTTGCTCTGAAAGCAAGAGTGATATTGTGGGATTTTTACATTCTTACCTTCAAACTAACAGCATATTCTAGCAGCACTTTATTATAGACTTCCAATTCCTATCAAGATTCTACTGTGACAGATGACTTTCAAAGGGAATCCTTCCTACAAATAAATCACTTAGATGCTGATTCAATACCTGCTTACTTAAGTACACAAAAACAATATTTCCCTCTACAAGGGAACAGCAAGTTGATTTTCTATGGTGAAACTTGAAACTACAGTTTCAATTCAGTTGTTTACAGTAAAATAAGAGAAATGTGGTTTATTCTACCATAGAGTGGAAATACTGGTATCTTACacaaaaacaatcaaaacctgtctacaagaaaaaaagcagcaacgTTTCCAAACATATGCAGACTTAGAAATGACACTTTGAAGTTACACTCACAAATGTAACTGTGCTTCtatcagtttaaaaaacaattttatcTAAATTGTTCTAAATAGCAAAGGCTTTTAGACTTCTCACAGTTATCCACAAGCATTGGATAACATATTTTGGGAACTATGAAATACTTTCCGCATTTAATGAACTGGAATGAAACGTGAGAAAGGGTATATGTCAATACCAAAAGTCAAACAACCGTATTTAACAAGTTTAAGTTCACAGCCTAGCACATTAATGAGTAAAATAATACCAGGTAAGAACAAGGATaactttcttcattttgttattCTGGAATTTCTTATAATGCCATTCTATATGATAATAGGAAcaatataaattaatttttaaaaatttttttaattgcttgatTTAGCACATGAAATATCTTCTCTTTGAATTGCACAGATGTAGCCAAAGAGTTAGCACAGTTGAGAATCACAGAAACGGAATGAGATTAGACAGATAGCTTCTTTTATCCCAACTGTAACATAACTACGTACTCACACCCAGGAAAAAACATGATATTCATTATTTGCAATTTCACCAAACGCTACTCGTATCGTAGTGTGTGTACTACTCTTTAAATGCTCTAGTTTTTCCTGTTGGTGTCCCCTTCCCACTCTCCCCAGAGGAGTTAAGGTCACTTAATTTCATAgccccacttttttttttttttttttgctgttgacaAAGCAGCTCTGAGCTCAAACATTCCAGTTAGCTGCCAAGCCTGTTGTCCTAGAGAACCTTCTCTTCTGAATTCTCTTGTTCCTCCTTCATGGAAAAGCTGAAAGGCAACATCATTCAACTGTTACAAATGTTTGCTACCATGCTGGCTACCAAAAAGGTCCAGAAAAGTTAAAGTACTTTGCCTATAAATAAGATCACCATTATAGAGAATGGATTTAAGATGAAAACTGAACTCTgtgtcaaaaggaaaaagagcacAGAGGCATGTGCCTGAGAAAGCATGGAGAGATGAAACTTAGCATGGCATGGCTGTTAAAGGAAATAAGGGAGTATAAAGAATCAACTTACTCCCCTCTGAGTTACATGCATTGCCTGAACCCAAACTGGGTAGGGGGtacaggaaacaaaacattttctagCATAGGTGGAAAGGAGTAAAACCGTGGCTCCACCACAAGGACACACCAGCAGCTGAACTACACGTGTGGAGGGGAactgaggggaaaggagaagggagaCAATTGCGTGCTTTAACTCAAGTACTAGCAAAAACAGATGGCTGATGTGGAAACCACCCCCAGACATTCAACCTCCTCCTTTGACTAAGTTTACTCCAGCAGAAGAAATAATTGTACAGCCTCTGAGCttactttaaaatgtaatgaCGATTAAATTGTTTCTTATATGCTTGCTAATacagaagggggaaaaaaaagacccaatTATATCCTCAATCTCAGTCCAGTCTTCTGCCAACTCCTTGATAAAGAGTAGAATTCATATTCGCGAACCCTTTGGAAACCCTCTCATTCATGACATTAAAAAAGTTTTCTCATAGCTAGACatcttctgttttgcagaagtCTGCATAAGGAAAGAGTGCTCTGAAGCATTCCTACTGGCATATGCTGCCtcgagagaaaaaaaggagctaTTCTCCCTGCTTACTCCTGTCTCTAGCAGTAAGAGTTAAAAAGATAAAGAGGTAGAATAGATAAACTTGGCTCTATTCCAATCTGTATAATGAATGCTTGAAAGAGAGAAGATCTGTTCCCTTTCAAGCAAAAGAACTATACCCTCTTAGCAATAAAATCAGATTTGAAATAAACTGCTGGTCAGGGTGGTAAATGCAGAGACCATCATACAGGtaggggggatgggatgggcaGAAAAGGATTAATCAAATCATCCAGACCAAAAAGGAGCATTTTGAAATGGACAGAAAGATGATAACGACAGAGATTGATAAACATAAGTGATCTGACTGGGAGTAGTAGATACTGGTGGAGAAAACATAGGGTAGTAAGGGACTGAAAGAAATTCACTGGAATCTTGGATTTACTACAAAGACAGTACGACCTTTCTTATATCCTTCtaccatttaaaatataaagctTGCTTTGCATTTACCTATTAAAGGTAAGCTATTTTTACATCAGCCTATATTTACTATAACACAAAACCATCTACATTTTGCACTGGGAAGTGGGAGAAAGTATCTGCAGAGGCCACTGCATCTCAGAAAACTTGAGTTCAAGTAATTTCCCTATGAACAAAGAGATTTGTTTCCAATGTTGTATGAGAAACTTTTTGCAGAATGACCCTCCTCTCTCAAAAGTAGCAGTAAAAAGCGCTTTCTGAACTTCATCTCAAAACTCAGGTAGTTTTCTTGCATTCATGATTGGTTTCATTTTGGTAGTTTGCACCAGAAATAAACTGATCACATAAGACAGGGCTAAAGAGATTAGAAACCTATGAGCAGAAGATATATAACTGATGAAATAGATCTAGAGGAACGAAAATATGGATTGCAACCAAAATAATTTAGTGCTATGACTGGGAGGGGGCTACAAGACCTTGGATTGAAAAGAGGAAAGTGACGACAAGAATCACAGTGAAGGACTGAAATAGTTGGGAAAACTGGGTGAACAGAAGAGCTTCAAAGCAGACAGAATTTGACACAGAGAAAAGAACtcaaggaggggaaaaaaaacctaaacaggAAGACACATATCAATTAACTGAGGTAGATAATGAAGTATGATAGGGAGAAAGGATAGGCCAGAGGAAAGGGTCTTTATTTCTTATTGCTtgataaaaatactgaaaaaagcAGACCTCACTCTCTTTCAAAGGGAAGAGAAGCTGAAACTTCACAGCAAAACTACAGTTAATATGAAGTCAGATAGCAAAATGACATTGAAAACACCAAACCACCAACCACCTTCCCAAGCCCATCTGTATAAGATGAAAAGCTTGAGGTTACATAATTAGAGCAGACTGAAATCCAGGTGATAAGATGAAAAATCCAATTCAGGAATAAGCATCTACAAAGACAGAAAGTACAAGGATTCCAGCACTGAAGCAATACAATGACTATTGATCTCCAACACCAGGGAGAAACTGCCCTAATGCTTTTATCATCCTTGATTGTGACTGTAACAGCTGGTCAGAAACAAGCCACTCTTTTGTTAGGACCGTGAGCACATAAAATCTGAGAGAGCTCATCAAGCACAGAAGATCTATGGTTTTCTACATCATGTTGTTTACTTTGAACTGTCAAATGGGCTGCTACATATGTGGACAGGACACTGCGAAATTAGATACTGAATGCTGTTATGGTCAGAGACAGCACAGTCATTGCTAAATTTTATGTTATAACTTAGTTTTTATTCTTCTATTGACTGTAAGCCTTGATGTTCTCAAGTATTGTAGCTAAGAATTTTTGTAACTTGTGTATGAACAGAACAAACACTGAAACTCAAAATACAtcaaaaaaggaattaaacaaCGAAAAGGAAAAACTCGCTTCTGCAAACCTTCAATTGTAAGGGCTTGTCTTCTAGGACACTAAAACTGTTGGAAAGTATCAACAGGAACAGTGGGCTTATAATTGCTATTTTGCATCACTGGAACAATGCAAAAAAGTGTTGAAAAGTGCTTGTCTAATCCTGCTTACTATTACAGTACCAGAAGCACCCGCTGAAATTTTGTCATCTCTAGTCTACCAGTTCTTTTGCTTAAGAGACCACCAATCCTGCTATAAGCACAGACAAAGTGATTCTACTTCTTGATCACAAGAGTTCAAGGtatgagaaattatttcaaactCAAATCTAGACCTACAAAGGACAGCTCTCTGGTTTCTACATTCAAGTTTTACATGTTTCATGAAGTATAGAAAAAAGAACTAGAGTCTTAATCCTAACGTTTGCACTTCCAGAGCTGCCCCACACTCTTGCCTCATTTTTCCCTCAGGTATGGGCGTTTGCTGTACACCAAAGCAGTGACCAGTGGGACAAAAACATCTTAAGCACTGATGACTGGGgtactgaaaataaactgacacAGCAGAAACGATCAGGTAAGCTAGCCTACTAATAAAAACTTGATAGCCATGCCAGCCTCCCTCACAGTAGAGTTGTGTCCAATTTCACTTTAATTATCCAAACTATTCCTTATTTTCAAGGCTCTGCTCTAAAAGCAAGAGGACGCTAAGTCTGTCTCTAAAGTCTGAACAGTTAGTGATAATAAGATGGTGTAGCAAAATTGGAAAATTACAAGTGAAAGTGTTTATCACAGTATTCAATCCTGATCTTACTCTCCCCCAACAGCCTATCATAACAGACTTTGAACATATTTACAAGCATGGCAGCATTTTTATGCTGCAAAATATTATAGAACTGTATGTTatggaaaggggagaaaaaaaaaatccattcaagGAAACGGAGTTGTTTCAAGCCAAGCTATAAAGATGAGAAACAAATACTATAAGTcactccctgtctcctccaCCTAGCCAGCAATACTAGCTCTGCTTACCTTTTGGACTCCTCTCTGACACCTCCCTGCAGGGCCCTGACACGCCCCATCAGCGCCTGCACTCCGACTTACTTCTTCGGATGTTTTTCTATCAGCAGTGATTAGATATCTGTGCCAGCACAGGGACCTACGAACACATTCACCCACTTTTTTCTCCTAACTCACCATCATCCTAACTTAACCCTCAAGAGAACACAACTGCCGATTAAAACAAACGGGCAGCCCTCTCCTGGAGGCCACACACTGCAACTTTCCGTCTGAATTCGTTCTGCCACAGTAAGGAGTGGTTAAGTTGCCTTGCCTAGACTCCACTCGCGTTTCGAGTCAATACCTCTACACCGCGACGGATGACTCTGAATGCTCACCACCGCCTCAGCCCGGGCAGCAAAGGGAGGGGCAGGGCGCTGCCGCGCAGGAGAGGAGCGGCTCAGGAGAACCGGCTGGAGACGCCGAGCCCGCCCCCGGGGGTGCGCAGCCCGCCCGCCGCAGCCCagggagccgccgccgccgcctgcaGCTGCCGCCCCTCACGCCACACcgcctcagcccctgccccgccGCCTCTTGCCCTCCTCCCCGCTCCTCAGGAGCTGACTGCCCGGGCCCGGGCCCGATcgccagaggagaggaggaggaagaggagagtgaaCCCGCCCCGCCTCCGGTTCCTACCGTAGGTCTCGGACATGGCAGTCTGCGACATTCCAGGGGCGGtgagccccctccccgcgcGTCTGCTCCCCCACCTGGGGAAGGTGCTGACGGACGAAGGCTCGCTGCCCGACAAAGCCGAGCGGGCGGTCCAGGAGGGGAAGCGGACGAGCCACCGGCGCcgcggcccgactccgccccgCCAGCAACGACCGCCGCTGCGCACGcgcgccgggcccggcccgTCCCACCTCACCGTCCGCCGCCGGCGTCGGgggaaggggggtgggggggggcaGGCGACGCCGGAGCGCGAGCACCGCCTCCCCGCGCACGCGCGGCGCGCTCGCGGCCGCCACC from the Colius striatus isolate bColStr4 chromosome 2, bColStr4.1.hap1, whole genome shotgun sequence genome contains:
- the RAB4A gene encoding ras-related protein Rab-4A, with protein sequence MSQTAMSETYDFLFKFLVIGNAGTGKSCLLHQFIEKKFKDDSNHTIGVEFGSKIINVGGKYVKLQIWDTAGQERFRSVTRSYYRGAAGALLVYDITSRETYNALTNWLTDARMLASQNIVIILCGNKKDLDADREVTFLEASRFAQENELMFLETSALTGENVEEAFVQCARKILNKIESGELDPERMGSGIQYGDAALRQLRSPRRAQAQSAQECGC